The following are from one region of the Leucobacter sp. Psy1 genome:
- a CDS encoding heme o synthase, which translates to MSTEIPTSSAVRATPARPTFGRTLKAYVALTKPRVMELLLVVTVPAMILAQQGLPNLWLVVATLIGGAMSAGSAGAFNCYLDRDMDRKMRRTKNRPLVTGEISDRSALVFAWVLGAASIVWLYATTNWVAAALSAAAIFFYVVVYTLLLKRHSEQNIIWGGIAGCFPVLIGWAAVTGDVGWPAWAFFLIIFLWTPAHYWPLSMRYREDYAAAGVPMLGVVRGRVTVGLQIILYAWATVASSLLLIPAAGIGWVYTIVAVLSGAYFILQAHRLYGSAIRGQEGKPMQVFHGSISYLSILSIAIAVDPLLPF; encoded by the coding sequence ATGTCCACCGAGATTCCCACCTCATCCGCGGTTCGCGCGACTCCCGCCCGTCCGACCTTCGGTCGCACGCTGAAAGCCTACGTCGCACTCACGAAACCGCGTGTCATGGAGCTGCTGCTCGTCGTCACGGTTCCGGCGATGATCCTGGCGCAGCAGGGTCTGCCGAATCTCTGGCTCGTCGTCGCCACCCTCATCGGCGGCGCTATGAGCGCCGGTTCGGCCGGCGCGTTCAACTGCTACCTCGACCGCGACATGGACCGCAAGATGCGGCGCACGAAGAATCGCCCGCTGGTGACGGGCGAGATCTCCGACCGCAGCGCGCTCGTCTTCGCCTGGGTGCTCGGCGCGGCCTCCATCGTGTGGTTGTACGCCACCACGAACTGGGTCGCCGCGGCGCTCTCCGCAGCCGCGATCTTCTTCTACGTCGTCGTCTACACGCTCCTCCTGAAGCGTCACAGCGAGCAGAACATCATCTGGGGCGGTATCGCGGGCTGCTTCCCGGTCCTCATCGGGTGGGCGGCTGTCACGGGAGACGTCGGCTGGCCCGCGTGGGCGTTCTTCCTCATCATCTTCCTTTGGACTCCGGCGCACTACTGGCCGCTCTCCATGCGGTACCGCGAGGATTACGCAGCCGCTGGGGTGCCGATGCTCGGCGTCGTCCGCGGACGGGTGACCGTCGGCCTGCAGATCATCCTCTACGCGTGGGCGACGGTGGCCTCGAGTCTGCTGCTGATCCCTGCCGCCGGAATCGGATGGGTTTACACCATCGTGGCCGTGCTGTCCGGGGCGTACTTCATCCTGCAGGCGCATCGCCTGTACGGCAGCGCCATCCGCGGGCAGGAGGGCAAGCCGATGCAGGTCTTCCACGGCTCGATCTCTTATTTGTCGATCCTCTCGATCGCCATCGCCGTCGATCCGCTGCTTCCGTTCTGA
- a CDS encoding amino acid transporter: MCLTGVDYFSTLGYQPALAAVAAGAIAPVATIVLVLVTLCGALPVYRRVARESPNGTGSLAMLAALFPHWRGKLIVLVLLGFVATDFMITMTLSAADATAHLVENPAVARMLGTSESGATRVGEGPLGIVITIGFLTALALVFLRGFAEAIRLASVLVALFLALNAVVIAVSLGQLAAQPPVVTDWWSTLTTQHGDPWLVVAIALLVFPKLALGLSGFETGVAVMPQIRGDRIAGARKLLATSAAIMSVFLVTSSLVTVTLIPASAFGPDGEAHGRALAYLAHQYLGEGFGSVYDATTIAILWFAGASALAGLINVVGRYLPHYGMAPAWTRATRPLVLVLLGVAILVTLAFGGSVEAQGGAYATGVLVLICSAALAVTVSAHRAGHRTAARVYGGITAVFAYTAGANIIERPDGIKVAACFIAGILVVSAVSRIARSTELRATAVHLDDAARGLVAGPADQPLLLIAHDPRDCTAERYRAKLSHAEAAHGLCGAGAIFLEVSVPDSSEFEQELMVHGTHRHGYPVLEVSGPTVPNALAAVALSLRDASGRKPHLFFRWTEGNPVLEGLRFFLLGEGEIAAVTREVLRAAEHDPTRRPWVHAA; the protein is encoded by the coding sequence ATGTGCCTCACCGGTGTCGACTACTTCTCGACGCTCGGCTACCAGCCCGCGCTGGCCGCAGTCGCCGCAGGGGCGATCGCACCGGTGGCGACGATCGTGCTCGTGCTCGTGACGTTGTGCGGCGCGCTTCCGGTCTACCGACGCGTCGCCCGCGAGAGCCCGAACGGCACGGGCTCACTCGCCATGCTCGCAGCGCTCTTCCCGCACTGGCGCGGCAAGCTCATCGTCCTCGTGCTCCTCGGGTTCGTCGCGACGGACTTCATGATCACGATGACGCTTTCGGCGGCTGACGCCACGGCTCACCTGGTAGAAAATCCGGCCGTCGCTCGGATGTTGGGAACTTCCGAGTCCGGCGCGACCCGGGTAGGGGAGGGGCCGCTCGGCATCGTCATCACCATCGGGTTCCTCACGGCGCTCGCACTGGTGTTCCTGCGCGGGTTCGCGGAGGCGATCCGGCTCGCGTCGGTGCTCGTCGCGCTCTTCCTCGCACTCAACGCCGTCGTGATCGCCGTCTCGCTCGGTCAGCTCGCAGCGCAGCCGCCGGTCGTCACCGACTGGTGGAGCACGCTGACAACTCAGCACGGCGACCCCTGGCTCGTCGTGGCGATCGCCCTGCTCGTCTTCCCGAAACTCGCACTCGGTCTGTCCGGTTTCGAGACGGGCGTCGCCGTGATGCCGCAGATCCGCGGCGACCGGATCGCCGGCGCGCGCAAACTCCTCGCCACCTCCGCCGCGATCATGAGCGTCTTCCTGGTCACCTCGTCCCTCGTCACGGTCACGCTCATCCCCGCGAGCGCGTTCGGCCCGGATGGCGAAGCACACGGTCGCGCGCTCGCCTACCTCGCCCATCAGTATCTGGGCGAGGGTTTCGGCAGCGTCTATGACGCGACGACGATCGCGATCCTCTGGTTCGCCGGGGCATCGGCGCTCGCCGGTCTCATCAACGTCGTCGGCCGCTATCTGCCTCACTACGGCATGGCTCCGGCGTGGACCAGAGCCACACGTCCACTCGTGCTCGTCCTCCTCGGCGTCGCCATCCTCGTCACCCTGGCATTCGGCGGAAGCGTCGAAGCCCAGGGTGGGGCCTACGCCACGGGCGTGCTCGTACTCATCTGCTCGGCCGCTCTGGCGGTCACCGTCTCGGCGCACCGCGCAGGGCACCGCACAGCCGCCCGCGTCTACGGCGGGATCACAGCGGTGTTCGCTTATACGGCGGGCGCGAACATCATCGAGCGCCCCGACGGCATCAAAGTCGCCGCCTGCTTCATCGCGGGCATCCTCGTCGTGAGCGCCGTCTCCCGCATCGCCAGATCGACCGAACTTCGCGCGACTGCCGTCCACCTCGATGACGCGGCGCGCGGCCTCGTCGCGGGACCGGCGGATCAGCCGCTGCTGCTCATCGCGCACGATCCACGCGACTGCACAGCCGAACGGTATCGCGCGAAGCTCAGTCACGCCGAGGCGGCTCACGGACTCTGCGGGGCCGGTGCGATCTTCCTGGAAGTGTCCGTTCCCGACAGCTCCGAGTTCGAGCAGGAGCTGATGGTGCACGGCACCCATCGTCACGGGTACCCGGTGCTCGAGGTCAGCGGCCCGACGGTCCCCAACGCGCTTGCCGCGGTCGCACTGAGCCTCAGGGACGCCTCCGGCAGAAAGCCCCACCTCTTCTTCCGCTGGACCGAGGGGAACCCGGTGCTCGAGGGACTCCGGTTCTTCCTGCTCGGCGAGGGCGAGATTGCTGCCGTGACCCGTGAAGTGCTTCGCGCAGCTGAGCATGATCCGACGCGCAGACCCTGGGTGCACGCCGCGTAG
- a CDS encoding PLP-dependent aspartate aminotransferase family protein gives MHPEESAHTDTRLVALGRPVAENAAALNPPIVLTSTFRSAGDPEEGDRVYARYSNPTWEPLEAAIADLEGSEVPGLAYASGMAAVAAAFSLVPVGGTVVVPSASYNGTIGLARELSAGGALVLREIDPLDLAATEAALDGADLLWIESPTNPMLDVVDLPALVAAARERRVTVVVDNTFSTPLRQRPLLVGADVVVHSATKYISGHSDVVLGLLIARDADVRERLLRQRTLHGAIPGPFEAWLALRGLRTLALRLDRSEANAHELARRLEHHPALARVRYPGLPADPNHERARAQLDGYGAVVSIELDSVERADAVVSALRVFTPATSLGGVESLVERRRRHPAEPREVPAGLIRLSIGIEHVDDLWRDLEQALEYATGTTGD, from the coding sequence ATGCACCCTGAGGAATCCGCGCACACCGACACCAGGCTCGTCGCACTCGGCCGTCCGGTCGCCGAGAACGCCGCCGCTCTGAATCCGCCGATCGTGCTCACATCGACGTTCCGGAGCGCCGGTGATCCGGAGGAGGGGGACCGCGTGTACGCGCGCTACTCCAACCCGACCTGGGAACCGCTCGAGGCGGCGATCGCCGATCTCGAGGGCTCCGAGGTCCCCGGCCTGGCATACGCCTCGGGCATGGCGGCCGTCGCGGCGGCCTTTTCGCTGGTGCCCGTCGGCGGGACCGTCGTCGTCCCGAGCGCCTCCTACAACGGCACCATCGGACTCGCGCGCGAACTCTCTGCAGGCGGTGCGCTCGTGCTCCGCGAGATCGACCCGCTCGATCTCGCTGCTACGGAAGCGGCCCTCGACGGAGCCGACCTCCTGTGGATCGAATCGCCGACGAACCCGATGCTCGACGTCGTCGACCTGCCTGCGCTCGTCGCGGCCGCTCGGGAGCGCCGGGTGACGGTCGTCGTCGACAACACCTTCAGCACCCCGCTCCGACAGCGACCGCTGCTCGTTGGCGCGGACGTGGTGGTCCACTCGGCGACGAAGTACATCTCCGGCCATTCCGACGTGGTGCTCGGCCTCCTCATCGCCCGCGATGCGGATGTGCGCGAGCGACTGCTGCGCCAGCGGACCCTGCACGGCGCGATCCCCGGCCCGTTCGAGGCATGGCTCGCGCTGCGCGGGCTGCGCACGCTCGCCCTGCGCCTCGACCGCTCCGAGGCGAATGCGCACGAGCTCGCCCGGCGCCTTGAACACCACCCGGCACTGGCTCGGGTACGGTACCCCGGCTTGCCCGCCGATCCGAATCACGAGCGCGCGAGGGCGCAACTCGACGGGTACGGCGCGGTGGTCTCGATCGAGCTCGACTCGGTGGAGCGCGCCGACGCCGTTGTCTCGGCACTGCGCGTCTTCACCCCGGCGACGAGTCTCGGCGGCGTCGAATCTCTCGTCGAGCGCCGGAGGCGGCACCCTGCGGAGCCCCGCGAAGTGCCAGCCGGACTGATCCGCCTGAGCATCGGCATCGAGCACGTCGACGATCTCTGGCGAGACCTTGAGCAGGCACTCGAGTACGCGACGGGGACTACGGGAGACTGA
- a CDS encoding heme A synthase, whose protein sequence is MSSPSVATRPHIGRFLSVTAWISFILNVTIIATGGAVRLTGSGLGCSEWPSCVPGSLTPTPEMGIHGLIEFGNRTISGPLLLAAILVVILSFRIRRERRDLFAISIVVLVLVALQAVVGGIVVWERLDAVLVGFHYTVSLIIVCVTAAYLVRMREPGGARARAVPKGYAILTHVTTLFMAIIVFMGVLTTGNGPHSGDETVVRDGFDATLLSHLHAWPGYITLVLVIVLVAWSSARRLRTLPSASLLLALLLVQIAVGIYQANAGLPPLAVGIHMVLAALTAATMTLNVLRVKRPVAEVSLP, encoded by the coding sequence GTGTCATCACCCTCAGTCGCGACGCGCCCGCATATCGGTCGATTCCTGTCCGTGACGGCGTGGATCTCGTTCATTCTGAACGTGACGATTATCGCTACAGGTGGTGCGGTACGCCTCACCGGATCGGGTCTCGGGTGCAGTGAGTGGCCCTCGTGCGTGCCGGGATCGCTGACGCCCACGCCGGAGATGGGCATTCACGGATTGATCGAGTTCGGCAATCGCACGATCAGCGGTCCGCTGCTGCTCGCCGCGATCCTCGTCGTGATCCTGAGCTTCCGCATCCGCCGGGAGCGTCGTGATCTCTTCGCGATCTCGATCGTGGTGCTCGTGCTGGTGGCGCTGCAGGCCGTCGTCGGCGGAATCGTTGTGTGGGAGCGGCTCGATGCCGTGCTCGTCGGCTTCCACTACACCGTGTCGCTCATCATCGTGTGCGTCACCGCCGCGTACCTCGTGCGGATGCGCGAGCCGGGCGGCGCCCGAGCGCGGGCGGTTCCGAAGGGGTACGCGATCCTCACCCACGTCACGACGCTGTTCATGGCCATCATCGTCTTCATGGGCGTGCTCACCACCGGCAACGGCCCGCATTCGGGCGACGAGACGGTGGTGCGCGACGGCTTCGACGCGACGCTGCTGAGCCACCTTCACGCCTGGCCGGGCTACATCACGCTCGTGCTGGTGATCGTGCTGGTCGCCTGGTCCTCGGCGAGACGGTTGAGGACCCTGCCGTCCGCCTCGCTGCTGCTCGCGCTGCTGCTCGTGCAGATCGCGGTCGGCATCTACCAGGCCAATGCCGGACTCCCCCCGCTCGCCGTCGGTATCCACATGGTGCTCGCCGCACTGACGGCGGCGACAATGACGCTCAATGTGCTTCGCGTGAAGCGCCCGGTCGCCGAGGTCAGTCTCCCGTAG
- the sufB gene encoding Fe-S cluster assembly protein SufB gives MPEVLIDRPELESLGQYEFGWHDADEAGAIAKRGLSEQVVREISELKNEPEWMLQRRLKALQIFGRKPMPTFGADLSEIDFDNIKYFVRSTEKQATTWEDLPEEIKNTYEKLGIPEAERQRLVAGVAAQYESEVVYHQIREDLEEQGVLFLDTDTALREHPEIFEEYFGTVIPSGDNKFAALNTAVWSGGSFVYVPKGVHVEIPLQAYFRINTENMGQFERTLIIADEDSYVHYIEGCTAPIYKSDSLHSAVVEIVVKKNARVRYTTIQNWSNNVYNLVTKRAVAEEGATMEWVDGNIGSKVTMKYPSIFLTGERAKGETLSVAFAGPGQHQDAGAKMIHLAPHTKSSILSKSIARGGGRTGYRGEVRVDANAHHAANSVVCDALLVDTISRSDTYPAIDIRTDDAVLGHEATVSRVSEEQLFYLMSRGLAEEEAMAMIVRGFIEPIARELPMEYALELNKLIEMGMEGSVG, from the coding sequence ATGCCAGAGGTGCTGATTGATCGGCCAGAGCTTGAGAGCCTGGGCCAGTACGAGTTCGGGTGGCACGACGCCGATGAGGCGGGTGCCATCGCTAAGCGCGGCCTCAGCGAGCAGGTCGTGCGCGAGATCTCCGAGCTCAAGAACGAGCCGGAGTGGATGCTGCAGCGACGCCTGAAGGCCCTGCAGATCTTCGGCCGCAAGCCGATGCCGACGTTCGGCGCCGATCTCTCCGAGATCGACTTCGACAACATCAAGTACTTCGTGCGCTCCACGGAGAAGCAGGCCACCACTTGGGAGGACCTGCCCGAGGAGATCAAGAACACGTACGAGAAGCTCGGCATCCCCGAGGCGGAGCGCCAGCGCCTCGTTGCCGGCGTCGCGGCTCAGTACGAGTCGGAGGTCGTCTACCACCAGATCCGCGAGGATCTCGAGGAGCAGGGCGTGCTCTTCCTCGACACCGACACGGCGCTGCGCGAGCACCCGGAGATCTTCGAGGAGTACTTCGGGACCGTCATTCCATCGGGCGATAACAAGTTCGCCGCGCTCAACACCGCCGTGTGGTCGGGCGGCTCATTCGTCTACGTGCCGAAGGGCGTCCACGTCGAGATTCCGCTCCAGGCCTACTTCCGCATCAACACGGAGAACATGGGCCAGTTCGAACGGACGCTCATCATCGCCGACGAGGACAGCTACGTCCACTACATCGAGGGCTGCACGGCCCCGATCTACAAGTCGGACTCGCTGCACTCCGCCGTCGTCGAGATCGTCGTGAAGAAGAACGCCCGCGTGCGCTACACGACGATCCAGAACTGGTCGAACAACGTCTACAACCTCGTCACGAAGCGCGCCGTCGCGGAAGAGGGTGCGACGATGGAGTGGGTCGACGGCAACATCGGCTCCAAGGTGACCATGAAGTACCCCTCGATCTTCCTCACGGGTGAGCGCGCCAAGGGCGAGACGCTGTCGGTGGCTTTCGCCGGCCCCGGACAGCACCAGGACGCCGGTGCGAAGATGATCCACCTGGCGCCCCACACCAAGTCCTCGATCCTCTCGAAGTCGATCGCGCGCGGAGGCGGGCGCACCGGCTATCGCGGTGAGGTCCGCGTCGATGCCAACGCGCATCACGCCGCGAACTCCGTGGTCTGCGACGCCCTGCTCGTCGACACCATTTCGCGCAGCGACACGTACCCCGCGATCGACATCCGCACCGACGATGCCGTGCTCGGCCACGAGGCGACGGTGTCGCGGGTGAGCGAGGAGCAGCTCTTCTACCTGATGAGCCGCGGGCTGGCCGAAGAAGAGGCCATGGCGATGATCGTGCGCGGCTTCATCGAGCCGATCGCACGCGAGCTGCCCATGGAGTACGCACTCGAACTGAACAAGCTCATCGAGATGGGCATGGAAGGATCCGTCGGATAA
- the sufD gene encoding Fe-S cluster assembly protein SufD: MTEAVATKTAETPGGTAQHGLQAHSDGGWDFGAPVQTRSARFTSTDVADFPAVTGREGNWKFTPVAELGTLLDGVLDGSQPSDDASSIEGLSLEWIDGDSELIGRAGTPEDRAAANAWTHFEKALYVNVSGEHDEALTLDRRGFGTEARAAHTVIEAAPRSNAVVILKHTGPAHLTENVEVVVGEGAQLTLVSVQQWDEGAIHLSSHFAQVGRDASLKHIVVSLGGGIVRVNPTIHLDSEGGNGEALGAYFADAGQHLEHQVYMDHNAPHTRSRVTYKGALRGEGAHTVWIGDVLIRNSASGTDSYEQNRNLVLSEGTRADSIPNLEIETGDIAGAGHASATGRFDDEHLFYLQSRGISEEEARRLVVRGFLLEVIQQIGEPDIEAQLQAAIEAELSESAA; the protein is encoded by the coding sequence ATGACCGAAGCTGTCGCAACGAAGACTGCGGAGACCCCGGGCGGCACCGCCCAGCACGGACTGCAGGCGCACTCGGACGGCGGGTGGGATTTCGGCGCTCCGGTGCAGACGCGCTCCGCGCGTTTCACCTCGACGGATGTCGCTGATTTCCCCGCCGTGACGGGGCGCGAGGGGAACTGGAAGTTCACCCCGGTGGCCGAGCTCGGCACGCTGCTCGACGGTGTCCTCGACGGTTCGCAGCCGAGCGATGACGCCTCGTCGATCGAGGGCCTCTCACTCGAGTGGATCGATGGTGACTCCGAGCTCATCGGACGCGCCGGAACGCCCGAGGACCGGGCGGCCGCGAATGCCTGGACCCACTTCGAGAAGGCGCTGTACGTGAACGTCAGCGGAGAGCACGACGAGGCCCTTACGCTCGACCGTCGCGGATTCGGCACCGAGGCGCGCGCGGCACACACCGTCATCGAGGCGGCGCCGCGCTCGAACGCCGTCGTGATCCTGAAGCACACCGGCCCCGCACACCTCACCGAGAACGTTGAGGTCGTCGTCGGAGAGGGTGCGCAGCTCACCCTCGTGTCGGTGCAGCAGTGGGACGAGGGCGCGATTCACCTCTCGAGCCACTTCGCCCAGGTCGGGCGCGACGCGAGCCTCAAGCACATCGTCGTCTCGCTCGGCGGCGGCATCGTTCGCGTGAACCCCACGATCCACCTCGATTCCGAGGGCGGCAACGGCGAGGCGCTCGGCGCATACTTCGCCGATGCCGGTCAGCACTTGGAGCACCAGGTCTACATGGACCACAATGCCCCGCACACCCGCAGCCGGGTCACCTACAAGGGTGCGCTCCGCGGCGAGGGCGCGCACACCGTGTGGATCGGCGACGTGCTCATCCGCAACAGCGCGAGCGGCACCGACAGCTACGAGCAGAACCGCAACCTCGTGCTCTCCGAGGGCACGCGCGCGGATTCGATCCCGAACCTCGAGATCGAGACCGGCGACATCGCCGGAGCCGGTCACGCCTCGGCCACCGGCCGGTTCGATGACGAGCACCTGTTCTACCTGCAGAGCCGCGGCATCTCCGAGGAGGAGGCGCGTCGACTCGTCGTGCGCGGCTTCCTGCTCGAGGTCATCCAGCAGATCGGTGAGCCCGACATCGAGGCGCAGCTCCAGGCCGCGATCGAGGCCGAGCTCTCCGAAAGCGCCGCGTAA
- a CDS encoding non-heme iron oxygenase ferredoxin subunit produces MARQKALALSDLVQDQATRVVIDDVPIAVVLDSEGSVHAIGDTCSHGQISLAEGFVEGDTLECWAHGSAFSLCTGIPQNLPAYEPVPVYVVEIVDGDVYIDPNVTKEIQQ; encoded by the coding sequence GTGGCCCGACAGAAGGCACTCGCACTGAGCGACCTCGTCCAGGACCAGGCGACGCGCGTCGTCATCGACGATGTTCCGATCGCCGTCGTGCTCGACAGCGAGGGATCGGTCCACGCCATCGGCGACACCTGCAGCCACGGGCAGATCAGCCTGGCCGAAGGGTTCGTCGAGGGCGACACGCTCGAGTGCTGGGCGCACGGCTCGGCATTCTCCCTCTGCACCGGTATCCCGCAGAACCTGCCGGCGTACGAGCCGGTTCCCGTCTATGTCGTCGAGATCGTCGACGGCGATGTGTACATCGACCCCAACGTTACGAAAGAGATTCAACAATGA
- the sufC gene encoding Fe-S cluster assembly ATPase SufC — protein sequence MTSVLEIKDLHVSVETDQGSKQILKGVNLTLRQGETHAIMGPNGSGKSTLAYAIAGHPRYTVDSGSILLDGEEVLEMGVDERAQAGLFLAMQYPVEIPGVTNANFLRTAKTAIEGEAPAIRTWMKDVKGAMENLRMDSSFAERNVNEGFSGGEKKRNEILQLELLKPAFAVLDETDSGLDVDALKIVAEGVNRAKENTGLGVMLITHYTRILRYIKPDFVHVFVNGRVAEEGGPELADRLEEEGYDRFLTPAA from the coding sequence ATGACCTCCGTTCTGGAAATCAAGGACCTGCATGTCAGCGTCGAGACCGATCAGGGGAGCAAGCAGATCCTGAAGGGCGTGAACCTCACGCTGCGTCAGGGTGAGACTCACGCCATCATGGGCCCGAACGGCTCGGGCAAGTCCACGCTCGCCTACGCGATCGCCGGCCACCCCCGGTACACCGTCGACAGCGGCTCGATCCTGCTCGACGGCGAAGAGGTGCTCGAGATGGGCGTCGACGAGCGGGCTCAGGCCGGTCTGTTCCTCGCCATGCAGTACCCGGTCGAGATCCCCGGCGTGACCAACGCCAACTTCCTCCGCACCGCCAAGACGGCGATCGAGGGCGAGGCTCCGGCGATCCGCACCTGGATGAAGGACGTCAAGGGCGCCATGGAGAATCTGCGCATGGACTCCTCCTTCGCCGAGCGCAACGTGAACGAGGGCTTCTCGGGCGGCGAGAAGAAGCGCAACGAGATCCTGCAGCTCGAACTGCTGAAGCCGGCCTTCGCCGTGCTCGACGAGACCGACTCCGGCCTCGACGTCGACGCGTTGAAGATCGTCGCGGAGGGCGTGAACCGCGCGAAGGAGAACACGGGGCTCGGCGTGATGCTCATCACGCACTACACCCGGATCCTCCGCTACATCAAGCCCGACTTCGTGCACGTCTTCGTGAACGGCCGCGTCGCGGAAGAGGGCGGCCCCGAGCTCGCCGATCGCCTCGAGGAAGAGGGCTATGACCGCTTCCTCACCCCGGCGGCGTAG
- a CDS encoding metal-sulfur cluster assembly factor, translating to MSETIPATSIAPEFREQAIEALKDVADPELGVNIVDLGLIYDLAFDEEHDALVISMTLTSAGCPLTDVIENDIAEALDGLVTAFRINWVWMPPWTPERITDDGRDMMRALGFAI from the coding sequence ATGAGTGAGACCATTCCGGCCACGTCGATCGCCCCCGAGTTCCGGGAGCAGGCGATCGAGGCGCTGAAGGACGTCGCCGACCCCGAACTCGGCGTGAACATCGTCGACCTCGGCCTCATCTACGACCTCGCGTTCGACGAGGAGCATGACGCGCTCGTCATCAGCATGACGCTGACGAGCGCCGGCTGCCCGCTCACGGACGTGATCGAGAACGACATCGCCGAGGCGCTCGACGGCCTGGTCACGGCCTTCCGCATCAACTGGGTGTGGATGCCGCCGTGGACGCCCGAGCGGATCACCGATGACGGGCGCGATATGATGAGGGCTTTGGGGTTCGCCATCTAA
- a CDS encoding ABC-F family ATP-binding cassette domain-containing protein, whose protein sequence is MIIVEDLAIDVGARRLMSEVSFRVNPGDKIGLVGRNGAGKTTLTRTLSGELQPAEGSVSVKGELGFLPQDTRTGDPEQLARHRILDARGLGSLTKNIARATEEMGSDDPAKAEKAMKRFGSLTDRFQALGGYSAEAEAASISHNLGLPDRILDQPLKTLSGGQRRRIELARILFSDADTMILDEPTNHLDADSIVWLREFLKSYKGGVIVISHDIDLVGETVNRVFYLDANRQVIDVYNMGWKLYQRQRAADEERRRKERANVEKKASALKDQAAKFGAKASKAAAAHQMVARAERMLSGLEDERQVERVAKLRFPEPSPCGKTPLQAEGLSKSYGSLEIFAGVDLAIDRGSKVVVLGLNGAGKTTLLRLLAGVDEPDTGGIVAGHGLKVGYYAQEHETLDHRATILQNMVSVSQHLTETEARKVLGSFLFTGDDVHKPAGVLSGGEKTRLALAMLVVSSANVLLLDEPTNNLDPASREEILDALAHFSGAVVLVSHDQGAVESLNPERVLIMPEATEDHWSKDYLELIELA, encoded by the coding sequence GTGATTATCGTCGAGGACCTCGCGATCGACGTCGGCGCACGCCGACTCATGTCCGAGGTGTCGTTCCGCGTGAACCCCGGTGACAAGATCGGGCTCGTCGGGCGCAACGGCGCAGGGAAGACGACGCTCACGCGAACCCTCTCCGGGGAGCTCCAGCCCGCGGAGGGATCCGTCTCGGTGAAGGGGGAGCTCGGCTTCCTCCCGCAGGACACGCGGACAGGGGACCCCGAGCAGCTCGCCCGACACCGCATTCTCGACGCGCGCGGTCTCGGATCGCTGACGAAGAACATCGCCCGCGCCACCGAGGAGATGGGCTCTGACGATCCCGCGAAGGCCGAGAAGGCGATGAAGCGCTTCGGATCGCTCACGGACCGGTTCCAGGCTCTCGGTGGATACTCGGCCGAGGCAGAAGCCGCCTCGATCTCGCACAACCTCGGGCTGCCCGACCGAATCCTGGATCAGCCGCTGAAGACGCTTTCGGGCGGCCAGCGTCGCCGTATCGAGCTGGCGAGGATCCTGTTCTCCGATGCCGACACCATGATCCTCGACGAGCCGACGAACCACCTCGACGCCGATTCGATCGTGTGGCTCCGGGAGTTTCTCAAGAGCTACAAGGGCGGCGTGATCGTGATCTCCCACGACATCGACCTCGTCGGCGAAACCGTGAACCGGGTCTTCTACCTCGACGCGAACCGTCAGGTCATCGACGTCTACAACATGGGCTGGAAGCTCTACCAGCGCCAGCGCGCCGCCGACGAGGAGCGCCGTCGCAAAGAACGCGCCAACGTCGAGAAGAAGGCCTCAGCCCTCAAGGATCAGGCGGCGAAGTTCGGGGCGAAGGCCTCGAAGGCGGCCGCTGCACATCAGATGGTGGCGCGCGCCGAGCGGATGCTCTCCGGCCTCGAGGACGAGCGCCAGGTCGAGCGGGTCGCGAAGCTCCGCTTTCCCGAGCCATCGCCCTGCGGCAAGACGCCGCTGCAGGCGGAGGGGCTCTCGAAGTCCTACGGGTCGCTCGAGATCTTCGCGGGAGTCGATCTCGCCATCGACCGCGGTTCGAAAGTCGTGGTCCTGGGGTTGAACGGCGCGGGCAAGACCACGCTGCTGCGCCTCCTCGCCGGCGTCGACGAGCCCGACACGGGAGGCATCGTCGCCGGGCACGGGTTGAAGGTCGGGTACTACGCCCAGGAGCACGAGACGCTCGATCACCGTGCGACGATCCTGCAGAACATGGTGTCGGTCTCCCAGCATCTGACGGAGACCGAGGCGCGGAAGGTACTCGGCTCGTTCCTCTTCACGGGGGATGACGTGCACAAGCCGGCCGGCGTGCTCTCAGGCGGCGAGAAGACGCGACTCGCTCTGGCGATGCTCGTGGTGTCGAGCGCCAACGTCCTGCTGCTCGACGAGCCGACGAACAACCTGGACCCCGCGAGCCGCGAGGAGATCCTGGACGCGCTCGCGCACTTCTCGGGCGCCGTCGTACTCGTGTCGCACGATCAGGGCGCCGTCGAATCGCTCAACCCGGAGCGGGTGCTCATCATGCCTGAGGCCACCGAGGACCACTGGTCGAAGGATTACCTCGAGCTCATCGAGCTGGCGTAA